A genomic window from Nocardioides jiangxiensis includes:
- a CDS encoding AI-2E family transporter — protein sequence MKDEHPSDEPAHKAPLSATEADQTSDEQAQAEADESRTEKLAHLLAHQWAQLRAERRNDVEPIRTGPSNFSRAQVPWGLDLAAAWSWRLIVIAIAAGGAAAAIWHFRVLTIPLVIALLISALVSPFVRLLARLGIPRGLSAGVTVLLGLATVVGLLSFVGNQVAAGASDLADQVAGGLGEIRRWLQTGPIDASDSQINDWIASAQKAITERSKHIQVGQVTEWTTAVGHVVAGMFIVLFSTYFFLADGHRIWAWLVRIFPRAAREAADSSGRVAWVSLTQFVRATVIVALVDAGGIMIGAVILGVPLVLPIGVLVFLGAFVPMVGATLAGLVATLVALVTVGPVKALIMLAVVVGVQEVEAHVLQPLVLGRFVSVHPLGVIVAIGAGVILAGPAGALIAVPLAAVANAVVVHLGRLSDPEYAAEIHAIEGPAGGAP from the coding sequence GTGAAGGACGAGCACCCGAGCGACGAGCCCGCCCACAAGGCGCCGCTCTCCGCGACCGAGGCGGACCAGACGTCGGACGAGCAGGCCCAGGCAGAGGCTGACGAGAGCCGCACGGAGAAGCTGGCCCACCTGCTCGCCCACCAGTGGGCGCAGCTGCGTGCCGAGCGCCGCAACGACGTCGAGCCGATCCGTACCGGCCCCTCCAACTTCAGCCGGGCGCAGGTGCCGTGGGGCCTCGACCTCGCCGCCGCCTGGTCCTGGCGCCTGATCGTCATCGCCATCGCGGCCGGTGGCGCCGCCGCGGCGATCTGGCACTTCCGGGTGCTGACCATCCCCCTCGTCATCGCGCTGCTGATCAGCGCCCTCGTGTCGCCGTTCGTGCGGCTGCTGGCGCGCCTCGGCATCCCGCGGGGGCTCTCCGCGGGCGTCACCGTCCTGCTCGGGCTGGCGACCGTCGTCGGGCTGCTCTCGTTCGTCGGCAACCAGGTCGCCGCCGGTGCCAGCGACCTCGCCGACCAGGTCGCCGGCGGCCTCGGGGAGATCCGTCGCTGGCTGCAGACCGGCCCGATCGACGCCAGCGACTCGCAGATCAACGACTGGATCGCGAGCGCGCAGAAGGCCATCACGGAGCGCTCCAAGCACATCCAGGTCGGGCAGGTCACCGAGTGGACGACCGCGGTCGGCCACGTGGTCGCCGGCATGTTCATCGTGCTCTTCTCGACCTACTTCTTCCTCGCCGACGGTCACCGGATCTGGGCCTGGCTGGTCCGGATCTTCCCGCGCGCCGCGCGCGAGGCCGCCGACTCCTCCGGCCGTGTCGCCTGGGTCTCGCTCACGCAGTTCGTGCGGGCGACGGTCATCGTCGCGCTCGTCGACGCGGGCGGGATCATGATCGGTGCCGTCATCCTCGGCGTACCCCTGGTGCTGCCGATCGGCGTCCTCGTCTTCCTCGGTGCCTTCGTGCCGATGGTCGGTGCGACGCTCGCCGGCCTTGTGGCGACCCTCGTCGCCCTGGTGACGGTCGGACCGGTCAAGGCGCTGATCATGCTGGCCGTCGTGGTCGGCGTGCAGGAGGTCGAGGCCCACGTGCTGCAGCCGCTCGTCCTCGGCCGGTTCGTGTCCGTCCACCCGCTCGGCGTCATCGTCGCGATCGGCGCCGGCGTGATCCTGGCCGGGCCGGCGGGCGCGCTGATCGCCGTCCCCCTCGCCGCTGTCGCCAACGCCGTCGTCGTGCACCTCGGTCGGCTCTCCGACCCCGAGTACGCGGCGGAGATCCATGCCATCGAGGGACCGGCTGGAGGCGCGCCGTGA
- a CDS encoding DUF6131 family protein, producing MIVLGLVLLILGAIFNISILWTLGIILVLVGVVLWLAGSMGHSIGPRPHYW from the coding sequence GTGATCGTCCTTGGTCTCGTCCTTCTCATCCTCGGAGCCATCTTCAACATCTCGATCCTGTGGACGCTGGGCATCATCCTCGTCCTGGTCGGTGTGGTGCTCTGGCTCGCCGGCTCGATGGGCCACTCGATCGGCCCGAGGCCGCACTACTGGTGA
- a CDS encoding YchJ family protein yields the protein MEFTGYPRLCPCGTGSNYGVCCGRLISGAAQARTAEELMRSRYSAYALGELDHVFRTWHPRTRPDDVSPAPGVEFIGLTILDIVAGGPDDDLGVVEFIARMRTPEGADEMHERSRFSRRAGRWMYVDGNVPDVAAADDTPAPRTIELPVQRSTRHGQG from the coding sequence ATGGAGTTCACCGGCTACCCCCGACTGTGCCCCTGCGGCACCGGGTCCAACTACGGCGTGTGCTGCGGTCGTCTGATCAGCGGCGCTGCTCAAGCGCGCACCGCCGAGGAGCTGATGCGGTCGCGCTACTCGGCGTACGCCCTCGGCGAGCTCGATCACGTCTTCCGCACCTGGCACCCGCGGACCCGTCCGGACGACGTCAGCCCGGCACCGGGCGTGGAGTTCATCGGCCTCACCATCCTCGACATCGTCGCCGGTGGGCCCGACGACGACCTCGGCGTCGTCGAGTTCATCGCGCGCATGCGGACGCCGGAGGGCGCCGACGAGATGCACGAGCGGAGCCGCTTCAGCCGCCGCGCCGGTCGCTGGATGTACGTCGACGGCAACGTGCCCGACGTGGCGGCGGCCGATGACACGCCCGCTCCGCGCACCATCGAGCTGCCCGTCCAGCGCAGCACGCGTCACGGCCAGGGCTGA
- a CDS encoding cystathionine gamma-synthase — protein MSQDHTQKAGFETRAIHGGYEPDLTTGAVIPPIYATSTYKQDGVGGLRGGYEYSRSANPTRTALEGALAAVEEGERGFAFASGLAAEDTVLRALTSPGDHAVIPDDAYGGTFRLFDKVARPWGLAHTPAHLADVDAVRAAIRPGETRLVWVETPTNPLLSIGDIEALAAVAHDAGALLVVDNTFASPYLQQPLTLGADVVVHSTTKYVGGHSDVVGGAVVVRDLEVAERIGFHQNAMGAVAGPFDSFLTHRGLKTLGVRMDRHCDNAERVVDFLCSHPAVGTVIYPGLETHPGHDVAARQMRRFGGMVSFRVHGGEEAALRVCESTRDFTLGESLGGVESLIEHPGRMTHASVAGTALEVPADLVRLSVGIETADDLLADLERALG, from the coding sequence GTGAGCCAGGACCACACGCAGAAGGCGGGGTTCGAGACCCGCGCCATCCACGGCGGCTACGAGCCGGACCTGACGACCGGCGCGGTCATCCCGCCGATCTACGCGACCAGCACCTACAAGCAGGACGGCGTCGGCGGGCTCCGGGGTGGCTACGAGTACAGCCGCTCGGCCAACCCCACCCGCACCGCCCTCGAGGGTGCGCTCGCCGCCGTCGAGGAGGGGGAGCGCGGCTTCGCGTTCGCCTCCGGGCTCGCCGCGGAGGACACCGTCCTGCGCGCGCTCACGAGCCCCGGCGACCACGCCGTCATCCCCGATGACGCGTACGGCGGCACGTTCCGCCTCTTCGACAAGGTCGCGCGCCCCTGGGGCCTGGCACACACGCCCGCGCACCTCGCCGACGTCGACGCCGTCCGCGCGGCGATCCGGCCGGGTGAGACGAGGCTGGTCTGGGTCGAGACGCCGACCAACCCGCTGCTCTCCATCGGCGACATCGAGGCGCTGGCGGCCGTCGCCCACGACGCCGGAGCCCTCCTCGTGGTCGACAACACCTTCGCCTCGCCGTACCTCCAGCAGCCGCTCACCCTGGGCGCCGACGTCGTCGTCCACTCCACCACCAAGTACGTCGGCGGGCACTCCGACGTCGTCGGTGGAGCGGTGGTCGTGCGCGACCTCGAGGTCGCCGAGCGGATCGGCTTCCACCAGAACGCCATGGGTGCGGTCGCGGGGCCGTTCGACAGCTTCCTGACGCACCGGGGCCTCAAGACGCTGGGCGTCCGCATGGACCGGCACTGCGACAACGCCGAGCGGGTCGTCGACTTCCTCTGCAGCCACCCGGCTGTGGGCACGGTCATCTACCCGGGCCTGGAGACCCACCCTGGGCACGACGTGGCGGCCAGGCAGATGAGGCGCTTCGGCGGCATGGTCAGCTTCCGGGTCCACGGCGGAGAGGAGGCGGCGCTCCGGGTGTGCGAGTCGACCCGCGACTTCACGCTGGGCGAGTCGCTCGGCGGCGTCGAGTCGCTGATCGAGCATCCCGGCCGGATGACCCACGCCAGCGTCGCGGGCACGGCGCTCGAGGTGCCGGCGGACCTGGTCCGGCTGAGCGTCGGCATCGAGACCGCCGACGACCTCCTCGCCGACCTGGAGCGGGCACTTGGCTGA
- a CDS encoding YidH family protein — MAERTGQQTGQQPDVRFFLANERTFLAWQRTALGMLGAGVAVLHLFVRDAAVWLLGTVLLVAGGCCAVLGWWRYRDAERAIERGERIGALVMAPVLAGALVVAVVAALASALL, encoded by the coding sequence TTGGCTGAGCGGACCGGCCAGCAGACCGGCCAGCAGCCGGACGTCCGCTTCTTCCTGGCCAACGAACGGACCTTCCTCGCCTGGCAGCGCACGGCCCTGGGCATGCTCGGCGCGGGCGTCGCCGTGCTGCACCTGTTCGTCCGCGACGCCGCCGTCTGGCTGCTCGGCACGGTGCTGCTCGTGGCCGGGGGATGCTGTGCGGTCCTGGGCTGGTGGCGCTACCGCGACGCCGAGCGGGCGATCGAGCGCGGGGAGCGGATCGGGGCGCTGGTGATGGCACCGGTCCTCGCCGGCGCGCTGGTCGTCGCGGTCGTCGCGGCGCTGGCTTCGGCACTCCTCTAG
- the msrA gene encoding peptide-methionine (S)-S-oxide reductase MsrA → MFFKKTEMVSPERALPGRATQPFQLAEKHLVLGSPLVTDDVPAGLEVALFGLGCFWGAEEVFWRIPGVWSTSVGYAGGTTPHPTYEEVCSGMTGHTEAVRVVFDPDAVSYADLVRAFYEVHDPTQGYRQGNDIGTQYRSAIYYDSPEQEQVAREITAAYAPVLERAGYGAITTEIRPTPTYYYAEDYHQQYLYKNPNGYRCHSATGIKVPTT, encoded by the coding sequence ATGTTCTTCAAGAAGACCGAGATGGTGTCACCCGAGCGCGCCCTGCCGGGGCGCGCGACCCAGCCCTTCCAGCTCGCCGAGAAGCACCTCGTGCTCGGCTCGCCGCTGGTCACCGACGACGTGCCTGCCGGCCTGGAGGTCGCCCTGTTCGGCCTCGGCTGCTTCTGGGGCGCCGAGGAGGTCTTCTGGCGGATCCCCGGGGTCTGGTCGACGTCGGTCGGCTACGCGGGCGGCACGACCCCGCACCCGACGTACGAGGAGGTCTGCTCCGGGATGACCGGGCACACGGAGGCCGTGCGGGTGGTCTTCGACCCCGACGCCGTGTCGTACGCCGACCTGGTCCGCGCCTTCTACGAGGTGCATGACCCGACCCAGGGCTATCGCCAGGGCAACGACATCGGTACGCAGTACCGCTCGGCGATCTACTACGACTCCCCCGAGCAGGAGCAGGTGGCCCGCGAGATCACCGCGGCGTACGCCCCCGTGCTCGAGCGCGCGGGCTACGGCGCGATCACCACCGAGATCCGGCCCACGCCGACCTACTACTACGCCGAGGACTACCACCAGCAGTACCTCTACAAGAACCCGAACGGCTACCGCTGCCACTCCGCGACGGGCATCAAGGTCCCGACGACCTGA
- a CDS encoding DUF167 domain-containing protein — MARYGVTVKPGSKKGPLVEVGEDGALTLFVRERAVDGAANDGVVKLLSDHFGVPKSRITIVRGHTSRSKLVEVD; from the coding sequence ATGGCGCGCTACGGCGTGACCGTGAAGCCCGGCTCGAAGAAGGGCCCGCTGGTCGAGGTCGGCGAGGACGGTGCGCTGACCCTCTTCGTCCGCGAGCGCGCCGTCGACGGCGCCGCCAACGACGGCGTCGTGAAGCTGCTCAGCGACCACTTCGGAGTGCCGAAGTCACGGATCACGATCGTCCGCGGGCACACCAGCCGCTCCAAGCTGGTCGAGGTCGACTGA
- the ilvA gene encoding threonine ammonia-lyase, with the protein MILGLADVEAARDILAGTAVRTPVVESRWLSDLTGQQVHLKCENLQRTGSFKLRGAFVRIARLSARERAAGVVAASAGNHAQGVALAAQQLGIPATVFMPEGAPIPKERATRAYGAEVVFAGRYFDDALREALAYADRTGATFIHPFDHPDVVVGQGTVGLEMLDQVPDAATILVPAGGGGLVAGVALAVKAVRPGVRVVAVQAEGASAIAPSLDAGAPVRLDSMSTMADGIAVGRPGEVPLALIREHVDDVVSVSEESLSQALLSLVERAKMVVEPAGAAAVAALVDRPDAYQGPVVALLSGGNIDPLLLGKVIRHGLASAGRFLNLAVSLPDVPGALNGLLTEIAASQANIRTIGHDRTSSSLRLDEVEVRIECETRGTEHAEALIARLRDLGYKVL; encoded by the coding sequence GTGATCCTCGGGCTCGCCGACGTCGAGGCGGCACGCGACATCCTCGCCGGCACGGCCGTGCGGACCCCGGTCGTGGAGTCGAGGTGGCTCTCCGACCTGACCGGCCAGCAGGTCCACCTCAAGTGCGAGAACCTGCAGCGCACCGGTTCGTTCAAGCTGCGTGGCGCGTTCGTGCGCATCGCGCGGCTCTCCGCTCGGGAGCGCGCCGCCGGTGTCGTCGCCGCGAGTGCCGGCAACCATGCCCAGGGTGTCGCGCTGGCCGCCCAGCAGCTCGGCATCCCCGCGACGGTCTTCATGCCGGAGGGGGCACCGATCCCCAAGGAGCGCGCGACCCGCGCGTACGGCGCGGAGGTCGTCTTCGCGGGCCGGTACTTCGACGACGCCCTCCGCGAGGCCCTGGCGTACGCCGACCGCACGGGCGCCACGTTCATCCACCCGTTCGACCACCCCGACGTGGTCGTCGGACAGGGCACGGTCGGCCTCGAGATGCTCGACCAGGTGCCCGACGCGGCGACCATCCTCGTCCCGGCGGGCGGTGGCGGCCTGGTCGCCGGCGTCGCGCTGGCGGTGAAGGCGGTACGCCCCGGCGTACGGGTGGTGGCGGTGCAGGCCGAGGGAGCCTCCGCGATCGCGCCGTCGCTCGACGCAGGGGCTCCGGTGCGGCTCGACAGCATGAGCACGATGGCCGACGGCATCGCCGTCGGACGGCCCGGTGAGGTGCCGCTGGCGCTGATCCGCGAGCACGTCGACGACGTCGTGAGCGTCTCGGAGGAGTCGCTCTCGCAGGCGCTGCTGAGCCTCGTCGAGCGCGCCAAGATGGTCGTCGAGCCCGCGGGCGCGGCGGCGGTCGCCGCCCTCGTCGACCGGCCCGACGCCTACCAGGGCCCCGTCGTCGCGCTGCTCTCCGGCGGCAACATCGACCCGCTGCTGCTCGGGAAGGTGATCAGGCACGGCCTCGCGTCCGCGGGCCGCTTCCTCAACCTCGCCGTCTCACTGCCCGACGTGCCGGGGGCGCTCAACGGGCTGCTCACCGAGATCGCGGCGTCGCAGGCCAACATCCGCACGATCGGGCACGACCGCACGTCGTCGTCGCTGCGGCTGGACGAGGTCGAGGTCCGCATCGAGTGCGAGACCCGCGGCACGGAGCACGCCGAGGCCCTGATCGCACGTCTGCGCGACCTCGGCTACAAGGTCCTGTAA
- a CDS encoding alpha/beta hydrolase, whose translation MPSLSHRLVALALPRLNPPVVITDPERLRAKLVEKNRTRQTTPPAWLAKDFVVTEEWIGTGGGFPVYVATPRSGSFTRTLVHLHGGSYTATAHVRQWKFAAALARRTSARLVFPAYPLAPEFTWRDSVPALTGYVAGLCAEGEVVVSGDSAGGGLALAVALGVRDLVRSGEAPAQPAKLLLIAPWADLTRSAPGTEEAAARDPWLSIENHDTYALFWAGSAADLVLPQVSPALGDLTDLPPTMLLCGTHDMLYAGAEALAARAAAVGWPVVFEIGHGLLHVYPILPVAEARGALKRLAAFVRG comes from the coding sequence GTGCCCAGCCTGTCGCATCGCCTCGTCGCCCTCGCCCTCCCGCGGCTCAACCCGCCCGTGGTCATCACCGACCCGGAGCGCCTGCGCGCGAAGCTGGTCGAGAAGAACCGGACGCGGCAGACGACCCCGCCGGCGTGGCTCGCGAAGGACTTCGTGGTCACCGAGGAGTGGATCGGCACCGGGGGCGGCTTCCCGGTGTACGTCGCGACGCCGCGCTCGGGCTCGTTCACGCGGACGCTGGTGCACCTCCACGGCGGCTCGTACACGGCGACGGCGCACGTGCGGCAGTGGAAGTTCGCGGCGGCACTGGCGCGGCGTACGTCGGCGCGGCTGGTCTTCCCGGCGTACCCGCTGGCGCCGGAGTTCACCTGGCGCGACTCGGTGCCGGCCCTGACCGGCTACGTCGCGGGGCTGTGCGCAGAGGGTGAGGTGGTCGTCTCGGGCGACTCCGCGGGCGGTGGGCTGGCGCTGGCCGTGGCCCTCGGCGTGCGCGACCTGGTCCGGTCGGGCGAGGCACCCGCCCAGCCGGCGAAGCTCCTGCTCATCGCGCCGTGGGCCGACCTGACCCGCTCCGCGCCTGGCACCGAGGAGGCGGCGGCGCGCGACCCCTGGCTGTCGATCGAGAACCACGACACCTACGCCCTGTTCTGGGCCGGCTCGGCGGCCGACCTGGTCCTGCCGCAGGTCTCGCCCGCCCTCGGTGACCTGACCGACCTGCCGCCCACGATGCTGCTGTGCGGAACCCACGACATGCTCTACGCGGGGGCCGAGGCGCTCGCCGCCCGTGCCGCGGCCGTGGGGTGGCCGGTGGTCTTCGAGATCGGCCACGGGCTGCTGCACGTCTACCCGATCCTGCCCGTCGCCGAGGCGCGTGGTGCGCTGAAGCGGCTCGCCGCGTTCGTCCGCGGCTGA